From the Orcinus orca chromosome 7, mOrcOrc1.1, whole genome shotgun sequence genome, the window AAACAAAAAGAGTTGAGAGATCACTTAGGGCAAACTCTGAATATTGGAGGAAAAACAACAAGGTGATAAGTCACTTGTCTatgacacattcattcattcagcaaacattcttTAGTGTGTATTTAATCAAAAATCAAAAGTGTGTTGGAGCACAATTATTAGATCAACACATATCTGCCCATACAGGACTTAACATCTCATACAAATTTATTTCATACAAATAATATGGCTGACCCAGttctaaatatatacatactcaTACACTCATACTTTTAGACAGAAATCGGTTGTCCCATTTCAcaaagaaattgagactcagaaaagTGAAGTGGTGATATATTCAAACTCAGATCTTCTGCCTTCCAATCCAAGGATCTTGCCAGTTTTGTACTGGGCATTCCTTTcttaggatttatcccaggagactAGAGACAATCAgaagttaaacttttttttctcctaaatttcTAGttccatattttttctattaaatcaCAATGATCAGTTTATCAACGTGCCTTGCTTATAtcctgttttaattattatattaaatagCTCAGAATTGTATCCTTAATCAAGAGCAGATACACACTTGGCAAGCCCTATTACCTGAGTCATctcccatgaaagaaaaaaaaagagggaatttttcaaaattctctggTATCTAATTCAAACAagagttaagggcttccctggtggcacagtggctgagagtccgcctgccggtgcaggggacacaggttcatgccccagtccgggaggatcccacgtgccgcggagcggctgggcccgtgagccgtggccgctgagcctgcgcgcccggagcctgtgctccacaacgggagaggccacaatggtgagaggtccaggtaccgcaaaaaaaaaaaaaaagagttaaaaatcataaaattgacTAAAGTTTATGTGGAAGAAAAGAACTTAAACTTTGGACTGCTGATATTTATCATGCTTCGTGACCTCTCAGGAATAATTATGGCCAAAAATAGGACTCTAATGAAAAGTGTATTTGGGTTGCTTTTTATGCTTCTTCACAAAACCTTCTAAAGACCTCGAACATTCTCTGGATAGAGGATACCAGGACTTACGATACAgtttaatacaaaaatattttattaaacctagaacaaaaaaatacagtttctgtTTTAGGATTGTAACTTCCCTGTAATTATATCTTATAGGgatgctatggactgaactgtagccctgaaaattcatatgttgaagccctaatccctaaTGTGACTATTTaaagatagggcctttaaggaggcaATTacggttaaatgaggtcataaaggtggaTCTCTGATACCATAGGATtattgtccttataagaagagacacaagaaatTTTGCTCTCACTCTGTCTCTGCATGTGCACACAGCAAGATGGATGCTGCCTGCAAGACAAGAGAGGAGGCCTCAGAGTGAAACCCTGCCAGCATCTTGATCctagactttccagcctccaggagtatgagaaaattaatttctgttgtttaaaccatgcagtctatgatattttcttATGGTAGCCCAGGTAGATTAATACAAGGGAATATGAATGTTCATTTAGATGAACAGATAATCTTGAGCAGAACTATCTCTGGGTAGAGAAACTGAAAGCTGCTGTTCTGGGCATAAAGCTTTGTTTCACCTGATAACCAGTTATGAGAATGAAAGTGTAAACTTCAACATAAGTAACATGGCAGGTTTCACTCATTTGCACACTACTTAGTCAGAATATACTAGTTATGATAATATCCCAAAGACTAGTTAAATTTCCTAATCTTAAAGAAACATGTTTAATTGACTGTGTGCTTAGCCTTCCTTTCTGTAATATAAGAGCTGTTACAGAAAAGGAAGGACAGACACTTAGCCCATGGGCAAACACTTTCCCTCATAGCAAATATCAAGGCCTACTTTCCTGCCAGGGCTCAGGGCAACCTCTGAATCCATTTTTACATGGCAGTCTTGGCAGCCCATCCAACTGACTGGAGTTGGCATGCAAAGTAGAATTTAACTGCTATAGGAAAAACTGGGCTGAATATAAGATAAATTAGGTTAAAAGCAAGTAAGATCTAAAACCACCAGCTCTCATATTACTATATTTGGGAGAtgagaaatattaataatttagaaCATATTGTGTTAGCTAATAATTGCTTATATAATAGTTATCCTTAGAATGGCTATGAGTCAACATTAAAGATTGGCTAATGCAACTTGCACTTTCAATACCCTTCTCCTTTGCCTGACAATTATAAAGGCCTCTTCTTCAGTCTGGAATGCAGTCATGAAGCCTGGAGATGTGGCAGCTTCCAATGCCCATGAAGCAACATGCATAGGCATAAATGCCAACAAACGAAGTGTGGTGGAGTAGAGACATGAGAGAAGCCTAGGTCCCCAAGGTGATTATTAAACCCTCCTACCCTGCACTCTTAATGCCAAACTACTCATTATGCTTGGCAAATATTCCTTTAGGTTTTTCATCTAGAGCTAATTAGCTCTTCTGTATTTTGCAGTTGAATACATTCCAGATTAATACAACGGCTTTAAGTGCAAGAAAATTACAAAGCCTTAAACGAAACAGAGATTCCATGCCACAAATATTTCTTcatgaaaaacttaaaaattttttaagtctatGAAAACTGAGCTATTGTCCCCAGTTGAGGAACTTCTCACTTCCCTCCTTTATCCTGGAAAAAGGCACCAATCCTCTCATACTGATAAAGTGAACAATGATTCAAGCTAGAGTCTTACAATTCTATTTGCTTTTATAATTCTATCTTCTTTGTCACTTGCTCGCTCACTAATTCTGTATGCTTGCTGCTTGCTACAATTCTTTTTTACGTTTAATAGTTCCTCTCTTTTCTCAATCCTTGTTGTCTGCAGCACGGAGGAATTTCATCACATAAGTCATCTGGGTCCAGACTCTGTCCCAATCCCAAGCTATACTTGGCAATATATAACAAGGCCTGGACCAATCAGTGTGCAGAGTGTAGAACTGGTCTGGTTTTCTAAGTCAGTAAAGTTTCTCTTGGTACCTACCAACAAGAAGTACCGTTATTGGCCAATCTTATTTCCACCAACCTATTAACCACCCAGATTTCTCCCTTAATGTCCTAAAAATAGGTATACTTTAAGGGACTCTTGCATAGGACCATGACAGGCTCTGATGAATGCTTGCAGCTCCCATTCCCCACTTTCAAATTTAACATAAGAACGTAAAGTACTCTATTGCGTTTGAAACGATCCATATTTATTCACGTAGCTGTGGTTTCCATAAACTATACAATATACAGGTATACATATTTAGTCTTTTCTAGAGGAAGTGATTTTTTAGGGCAGAATCTGCTGAAGTGGCTattatcagatttttttaaataaaaaatgtttatgtgctattaaaatataaagcaaaattattttatgtcACAGTGGTCACCTCAGCTTACAGACCTAGGATTTTCATCACTGATAGGATATACAAAACAAGTGAATCACACTCTACTTCTAGCCAATCAGAACCCAGCAATGTTTGTTTGCAGGCTGTACCCAAAGAGATGATGACATATTCCAGCAATCACATTTTTTTATCACTAAACTGAAAAATAGTTGATATAGCTCTTGATAAGCAACATAAATCTACTATAAAGGAACAACTAGCAAAATCATTGCTAgcccaacccccccaaaaaatctacaattagAAAAGAATATTCTGAGAGCAGAACATTGGAATCAGGCTGGGAAAAAAGTCTTGAAGACCATAACTTGAAGACCAGAGCCTCATATTCACTCTTCTATTCCTGTGTCTCTCCCTGTGTGGGTTGGCCTCTCTCCATCAGCTGCTGGATTAAGAGTCTGCATCAAACTATAGGGCACCCGAAACTATATTACAGGTCTCCCTTTTGATTCCTGTCAAGAAGATGACCACAGAGTTGTATAGTTATTTGGGATGGGGGGGATGGAAAATTCAGTCAATAAAGAGACTATATCTGAAAAATATCAAGTGGTGACGTGAATTACTTTCAACCTCAGCACAAGGGCAGGATTCTTGCAGTGCTCCACAGGCACTTTTCACGCAGAAAATCATTCAATTTGGCTTCAGCCATATCTGTTTCCTAAACATTCATTCTGCGTAGGGAATCATATGCATCCTTGCCTTGCTAGACTGTGGGAGTATGGGCTTTTTCCTGTGTCTGCTCTCTCCTTGCTCTGTCATCATAAGCTCACCTCCATCCTGCAGAATTCCTCCAGGCTGCTAGCCACACATGTCATGTTCTCCAGAGAGCTCTTTTACCACAAACCACACAGTGGATTCTCTGCGTTCAGCAAACTTCCAACCAGGGGTTAAGATGCCAGTGTCCCCTCCTTGCAGACACTCTTGACCTCTACAAGTAGACTCTTTGAGCTCCCCTCACTTGGACCAGTTaaataagagagagaaggaaattctaAAGCCTCTTTACCCATAGAATTTCCTCCATTCTATCTttccataatttattttcctACCTTAACCGATGGAAAGTGACAGTGCGGACAAAAGTCCCAGACCAGTTTTTGCTCTCTTTTTAGTAAGTCCCACATAGACGACTATAGCACATCTCTATTGCTTTCCACTTCAAGACTTCCACTGGAATtctcaaagaagaagaaatgttccACTCAAAAGTtgctatatatattaaaagaactTAAGAAATATATGCACACTTAAAGGATTTTTACCTAGGTTTTGAATTTTATAACATTaataatttgaatattaaattaaaatttgcttAATAAATAGTCCTTTCTATCTGCAAAATCACCTTCCTGTGATGTTAGAAATAACTCAGCTGATCCTTGTCACTACTAAAAATTCCTGCTGCAATGCCCCACCCACCAGATCAACTTGCCTAGATGCTATGAGTTCAGAACCATCATGAGGTTTTTCAGATTCTTGAACACTGATTTGGATTGCTAACTACCCTCCACTATGCCTGGGCAAGGGACAAACACAAAGCACTGAAAATTCCTCCCAGCCCATATGCTGCTGCTGTTTCCTCCCCACCAGCCCATCACAAGGTCTCAGCTTGCCTTGTGGTAGAGACACAATAGTTCACAGCAATCAATTCCTCCAGTATGTGGGAAGCTGTAATACagcagatataaaatatttctaagaggTCTTTCTCAAGGGAAAGTATCAACTACCCAGAtattttgatctttgttttaGGTTCTCAAATCCTTCTTCTTCCCAGAATCTACTCAGTTAAAATACCGATGTTCAAAGGTTTGTTTTACTATCCATTCTCTCTATAGAAGTGGAATAAAGTAGTTTGGCCAGAAGTAGGACATTGATCCCAAAATTGTAGGTGATGTAAAGACATAGAAATCATAAAACAATATGCCTTACTCTGTTTCTAAGTCAGAAACAATAATGAATGATTCTAGAAATAATACTTCTTACAGTGTGAGCAGTGAAGACGAGTTATGGAATGCAGAAATCTCAGGGTCTGTGACGTCTGTGTCAATTGTTAAAAACCGTTAAGATGGAAGGTACTTCTTATTATCTAAGATATAGGGCTGACTAAGTGTGCAAGCTCATCCCCACCTCAagagtttcttccttttcccttcatctAGAGGTTGTCAGTTAGCTGCTACTTCATGTCACAGAGGGCTCAGTCCTGCTTTCAACTTCTCTGACTGCCCATGTCAAAGTCATCCCTCCAACCTCACCCAATCCTCACCGTAATTCCTTGTATTGGATACCTCATAGTGAATACCACAATCTtaaataatcatatttatttactcttttgcTCATTGTCTTAACTCTGCCCACTGAATGGGGGTCTCTGTAGACTGAGGCTGTACCTAATGTGCAGTGCTCTACCACCAGTGTCTGGGACAAACTCTGCATGGTCGACATTCAAAGTATTTGTGGAGTAAAAGATTGaaaaggtttgtttttctttaatgccTTAATTAGGTATTCACCAGGTACCAAAACTCCTGAATATTTAGAAAGCCCTTATTCCACAGAGTCAGTGGATTAACTGATAACTCCCTCTATTTATGTAACAGAATACCTCTCGCTCTCCTAACACAGGATGCAAACACAgctaaattcattttctttcctaattaaTCCAGCTGCCTCACAGAAGGAAAGTTCAGTATCCTACTCCTTGGCTATtgaaaagaaacaatggaaaacCACTGCACTTTCAAAAGGATTTTCTACTCAGGTTGTTTTCTTACCTACCTCATTTTACCAAGAcataatatttatactttttattctttcatttataggCACCTGTATAACCtaatatttacagaaaatttttggaaaatttaatgttaatttcattaaatctttcaaacaatatttttggtactatgttttctgttttcaaatattataagtatattttcatgtaattaattttcaattttttattatgtaattaatattttcaatttattaattGGTGGATTTTGTTGAATATAACCTGAAATTTTTGTAATTCTGGAACACATTCCAAATCATTTAAAACTGTCTCTAATTCTTTGGCTGATTGAAGGTGCTTTTCTCTCCAGCACATTACAGATCACAAGTGTTGATAAGAACCTAAAAGAAATGCCTACTTCTAAAACATGGAAAGAAGACAGTTTTCATGTTCAGTGCTTCTTAACgatattctcttttctttgctcCTGCAGGACTCTGCCTTAAGAGGAATGCATTCTTTGACAAGAGTTGAAGGGTAGAAAAATCACTAAATGAATATCGTAATTAGTCCCACCATCCCACTCTACCACATATCTGAAATCAGAAATCCCAAAACAGCcccaaattctttctttctaacaaGTCTATCAACCTTATCACAAACATGAACCCTGAGGGTTTATGGTGCCTTACTTATTAAAGGAGCCTTCCCCTTAGATGCACCCTCTTTACTCAAAGGTGATTTACCTTTCTGAAGGAGGCAGCCCAATTATTATAAGTTGTCTACACTTAATGTCTGGCGCTGAGGGCTGGTGGAGTAAGGTGAGCTATATTTAGTGATTTTGAGTTTTCTGGCATATATCTCGctgaaaaagagattaaaaacataaattttctCTGGTGCGGTATCCTACTCTACCTAACTTTACTAACATTAGGAAGGATATACTTGAATAAAGCAGTCTTGATAGACAGGAGTAAGCAGTATTGCTTAAACATATCGGTTTGATATGAAAATGATTCCCTTGTGAGAGCATCCTAAGTATCCAGACTTTACTGTGGGGTAGAGAGAAGAGCTCTACTTGGCTGTTCCCATTAGCTAGCTCATTAAATTATGCAAAAGTGAGTCAGCACAGTAAGAATGGTAAGGGCTTTAGAGTTGGAAAGATAAGATTTCCATCTCTGGTCTGGCCCTTGCCAGATATATAATCTACGGCAAACGATCAAGTTTTAGTGTTGCCAactataaaatgaatattaaattacTAACGTCAAAGGATTTGGGAAGATTAACTGagttaacatatgtaaagcaGATAGCACAGACACAAGCCTGGCATAATAGCCAATTAATAGAATGTTAGctccttttctttattcatcatTTGCTGCAtccaaaattattcaaaaaagaatgatatatccCTACTTGTCTCAAaacagaaccctcctacactgttggtgggaatgtaaattggagcagtcactatggaaaacagtatggaggttccttaagaaactaaaaatagagctactgtatgatccagcaatcccactcctgggcatataaccagaaaagatgaaaactctaattctaaaagatatatataccacaatgttcatagcagcactttgcaatacccaagacatggaaacaacccaagtgcccatcaacaggtgattggcttaagaagatatggtatatatatacacatatgtgtgtgtgtgtgtgtgtgtgtatacacacacacacacacacacacacaaggaatattactcagccataaaaaagaatgaaatactgacatttgcagcaatatggatggaccttattgtactaagtaaaataaatcaaagacagggcttccctggtggcgcagtggttgagagtccgcctgccgatgcaggggacatgggttcgtgccccggtccgggaagatcccacatgccgcggagcggctgggcccgtaagccatggccgctgagcctgtgcatctggagcctgtgctccgcaaagggagaggccacaacagtgagaggccctcataccacacacaaaaaaagaaaaattaaagacaaatattatatgatatcacttatatgtgaaatctaaaaaataatacaaatgaatctacataCAAAACAAGAGAGTCCGCAGGAGTCGCACTGAGGCCAAAACGCCTGTGGATCTCTGGCCTGGGTCAGTAATGAGCCCTGGGGACCCGGCCGGGCCCGGCCTGGCGCTCCCATCAGCATCCAACATGCGCCTCCCAGGGAAGGACACCCGACTAGGTCCCTGCCCCTGGTTTCGGGATGGACCTGGCAGGTGTGTGGGAGAGCAAGGCCTGGGCTTGGCATGTGTGACCCACAGACCTCCTCACGGGGGGAAGGTTTTCTATCATATTATCCATCATAACAATGCTGGAGTTAAGAAGTCTCCATTCCTTTGCTTGGAACCAGAAGACTTTTCCCCCTGCATATAGAGTAAGAGTAATGTTGGTTAGAAACTGGCTAGTGTTTAAAACTGAAGATTGTTATGACTGTTTAACCTGAGCTCCATGTTGAAGTAAGATTAATTATCTTGGAAATACTAAATTGGGGTAACCCAAATCTGTTTCTGGAACCATGAAAATTTTGTTGGTTTTTGACTTTGACAATACAATCATAGATGATAATAGTGACACCTGGACTGTACAATGTGCTCCAGAGAAAAAGCTTCCTATTGAACTACAAGATTCTTACGAAAAAGGATTTTGGACAGAATTTATGGTCAGAGTCTTTAAGTATTTGGGAGATGAAGGTGTAagagaagatgaaatgaaaagCGCAATGATATCAATGCCTTTCACTCCATGGATGGTGGAACTTTTAAACTTCATAAGAAAGAACAAGGATAAATTTGGCTGCATCGTTATTTCAGATGCAGATTCAGTCTTCATAGGTTGGGTTTTAGAAGCTACCAATTTTCATGATGTGTTTGATAAAGTCTTTACAAATCCAGCAGCTTTTGACACCAATGGTCATCTCACTGTGGAAAATTATCATGCTCATTCTTGCACTAGGTGCCCCCAAAATCTTTGCAAAAATGTAGTTTTGGTAGAATTTGTAGGTAAAGTCACAACAATGAGTGAATTatacatgagttgtttatatatgtgATGGAAGAAATGATGTCTGTCCAGTAAACTTTTTCAAGCAGAATGATATTGCCATGCCACGGAATAGATACACTTTACAGAAAACTCTTTCTAGGATGTCTCAATATCTTGAGCCTATGGAGTCTTCTGTTGTATCTTGGTCTTCAGGTGTTGAAATAATTTCTCATTTACGATTTCTAATAAAGGAGTAATATGCCAACAATTGAAATGTGTATCAGTTAAGATTAAA encodes:
- the LOC101284599 gene encoding LOW QUALITY PROTEIN: pyridoxal phosphate phosphatase PHOSPHO2-like (The sequence of the model RefSeq protein was modified relative to this genomic sequence to represent the inferred CDS: inserted 2 bases in 1 codon; substituted 2 bases at 2 genomic stop codons), coding for MKILLVFDFDNTIIDDNSDTWTVQCAPEKKLPIELQDSYEKGFWTEFMVRVFKYLGDEGVREDEMKSAMISMPFTPWMVELLNFIRKNKDKFGCIVISDADSVFIGWVLEATNFHDVFDKVFTNPAAFDTNGHLTVENYHAHSCTRCPQNLCKNVVLVEFVGKXSQQXVNYTXVVYICDGRNDVCPVNFFKQNDIAMPRNRYTLQKTLSRMSQYLEPMESSVVSWSSGVEIISHLRFLIKE